The following are from one region of the Sorghum bicolor cultivar BTx623 chromosome 2, Sorghum_bicolor_NCBIv3, whole genome shotgun sequence genome:
- the LOC8062741 gene encoding probable polygalacturonase — MLETAAAASSPRAAAAAVAAGAAAVVSSPRRGGGAAHHHRRWGPSSIRAYHLLLAFWLVGFALVVVWQTTSAGRVRLYTRPPMPKRAAASLSLGQWVASPPVYDLREFGAVGDGRTVNTAAFESAIAAIAERGGGRLTVPAGRWLTAPFNLTSHMILFLAAGAEILGIQDERYWPLMSPLPSYGYGREHKGPRYGSLIHGQDLKDVTITGHNGTINGQGQSWWVKFRRKLLNHTRGPLVQLMRSSDIIISNITLRDSPFWTLHTYDCKNVTISETTILAPIAGAPNTDGIDPDSCENVVIKNCYISVGDDGIAIKSGWDQYGIAYGRPSANIVIQNVVIRSMVSAGVSIGSEMSGGVSDVLVENVHVWDSRRGVRIKTAPGRGAYVTNIVYRNITLENVRVGIVIKTDYNEHPDEGFDPKAVPTIGNISYTSIHGHRVRVPVRIQGSAEIPVKNVTFHDMSIGIVDKKHHVFQCSFVQGQVIGYVFPVPCKNLDLYDERRELVKQSTLQNISDIDYSF, encoded by the exons ATGCTggagaccgccgccgccgcctcctccccccgcgccgcggccgcggcagTCGCCGCTGGGGCGGCCGCGGTCGTTTCCTCCCCGCGGCGGGGCGGAGGCGCCGCGCACCACCACCGGCGGTGGGGCCCGTCCTCGATCAGGGCTTACCATCTCCTGCTCGCGTTCTGGCTGGTGGGCTTCGCGCTCGTCGTCGTGTGGCAGACCACCTCCGCGGGCCGCGTGCGGCTCTACACGCGCCCGCCGATGCCCAAGCGCGCCGCGGCGTCTTTGTCTTTGGGGCAGTGGGTGGCCTCCCCGCCCGTCTACGATCTGAGGGAGTTTGGGGCAGTCGGGGACGGGCGGACGGTTAACACAGCTGCGTTCGAGTCTGCCATCGCGGCCATCGCTGAGAGGGGCGGGGGCAGGCTCACCGTTCCAGCCGGGCGGTGGCTCACAGCGCCGTTCAACCTCACCAGCCACATGATTCTCTTCCTTGCCGCTGGTGCTGAGATCCTAGGGATTCAG GATGAAAGATATTGGCCATTAATGTCTCCATTACCATCATACGGCTATGGAAGAGAGCACAAGGGACCTCGATATGGGAGCCTTATACATGGCCAAGACCTGAAGGATGTGACTATAACAG GTCATAATGGTACCATAAATGGACAAGGTCAAAGTTGGTGGGTAAAATTTCGGAGAAAACTCCTTAATCACACAAGGGGTCCTCTGGTGCAGCTCATGCGATCAAGTGACATTATCATTTCTAATATCACTCTTCGTGATTCTCCCTTCTGGACTCTTCACACGTATGACTGCAAGAATGTTACTATATCAGAAACCACCATCTTGGCTCCAATTGCTGGAGCTCCAAATACTGATGGAATAGATCCAG ATTCTTGTGAAAATGTGGTGATAAAAAATTGTTACATTTCTGTTGGTGATGATGGGATAGCCATAAAGAGTGGTTGGGATCAATATGGAATTGCTTATGGTCGTCCATCTGCTAACATTGTTATTCAGAATGTCGTAATCCGCTCTATGGTCAG TGCTGGAGTATCGATTGGAAGCGAGATGTCTGGTGGTGTCTCGGATGTTTTGGTAGAGAATGTTCATGTCTGGGATTCACGGCGAGGCGTGAGGATAAAGACTGCGCCTGGAAGAGGGGCCTATGTAACCAACATCGTGTACCGGAACATAACCTTGGAAAATGTACGTGTCGGTATAGTGATAAAGACAGACTACAACGAGCACCCAGACGAAGGCTTCGACCCAAAGGCTGTCCCCACCATCGGGAATATTTCTTACACATCAATCCATGGGCATCGTGTGCGAGTACCGGTCAGGATACAGGGAAGCGCAGAGATCCCTGTGAAGAATGTTACCTTCCATGACATGTCAATCGGTATAGTAGACAAGAAGCACCATGTTTTCCAGTGCTCCTTCGTCCAGGGGCAGGTCATTGGCTATGTTTTCCCTGTGCCTTGCAAGAACCTGGACCTGTATGACGAGCGGCGTGAGCTGGTTAAACAATCAACGTTACAGAATATCTCTGATATCGACTACAGTTTTTGA